Proteins from one Oncorhynchus gorbuscha isolate QuinsamMale2020 ecotype Even-year linkage group LG18, OgorEven_v1.0, whole genome shotgun sequence genomic window:
- the LOC124003039 gene encoding glutathione hydrolase 7-like isoform X1, whose translation MGRERVVLCLSNCTSCAYLCVNIGKMDVSPETKLSSRQSPVGYKSFEGLPQLTVDDTLTKGQNGNFQNEHNRNKGLYGHGGLSSAPDLSSLPKELPLRHLASGSQHPNLADLSLSSFREMDRDLQPGGPSRCGTWQDAIIPIYAASLIIAIAVTTAMVLQIYLGTNEQVFRGSVLVTDHEHCTELGRRVLNEQGSSVDSAIVATLCLGIVHPHASGIGGGGVMLVHDIRMNIRKVINFQETAPSGIKEEILQIDPELKPGLIVGVPGLLRGLYQAHKLYGRLSWEDIVTRAANVARDGFNVSHRLAEAITKVKGQNMSLRFRDMFLPKGHALSPGSLMKTPSLAAVLEAGVSEFYNGTLTQEMASEVQENGGILTKEDLRNYSAVIEQPIEGLYQGFRVLVPPPPSIGAALISALNILEDFHLNGNSTTYRANHWIAESLKASLTMASGLGDPMYTPSVSALISKMLSKRQAVVLRQLISDSQASPPKHYSTVYDLPSGAVASQVVVMGPDDIIVSVTSSLNRPFGSKILTPSGILLNSQILDFSWPIKTQGLLISNLTNRVQPGKRPLSFIMPTIVIPSLGKCGSYVALGSSNGESSLSGVTQVLINILSYNKNLNDSISLGRLHPQLKPSRLLVDSEFLEEDVKVLRLKGHTVYRVGLLSLVQGAQKTNDIIRGIVDPRAVAGSA comes from the exons agggtAGTCCTGTGTCTGTCTAATTGTACATCATGTGCTTATCTCTGTGTGAACATAGGGAAAATGGATGTCAGTCCTGAGACTAAACTTAGTAGCAGACAATCCCCAGTTGGTTACAAGAGCTTTGAGGGCTTACCTCAGTTGACTGTGGATGACACATTGACCAAAGGGCAAAATGGGAACTTTCAGAATGAGCATAACCGAAACAAAG GTCTCTATGGCCATGGTGGCCTCAGTTCTGCTCCAGACCTCAGCAGTCTCCCAAAAGAATTGCCCCTGAGACATCTAGCCTCTGGGAGCCAGCACCCTAACCTGGCTGATCTAAGCTTGTCCTCctttagagagatggatagggaccTGCAGCCTGGGGGGCCAAGTAGGTGTGGCACTTGGCAGGATGCCATCATACCCATCTATGCTGCCTCTCTCATCATTGCCATAGCAGTCACCACCGCTATGGTCCTGCAGATTTATCTAGGGACAAATGAG CAGGTCTTCAGAGGGAGTGTGTTGGTGACGGACCATGAACACTGTACAGAGCTTGGTCGTAGGGTGCTGAATGAACAAGGCTCCAGTGTGGATTCTGCCATTGTTGCCACCCTGTGCCTGGGGATAGTCCATCCACATGCATCAGGTATTGGCGG GGGAGGGGTGATGCTGGTTCATGACATCCGGATGAATATAAGGAAGGTGATTAATTTCCAGGAAACGGCACCCTCTGGAATCAAGGAGGAGATCCTGCAAATTGACCCAGAGCTAAAG CCAGGTCTGATTGTAGGTGTGCCAGGCTTGCTCAGAGGGTTGTACCAAGCCCATAAACTGTATGGAAG ACTGTCATGGGAGGATATTGTCACCAGGGCTGCCAATGTAGCCAGAGATGGCTTTAATGTCTCTCACAGACTTG CAGAGGCCATAACCAAGGTGAAAGGTCAGAATATGTCATTGCGCTTCAGGGACATGTTCTTGCCAAAAGGCCATGCTCTGTCCCCCGGCTCTCTTATGAAAACACCAAGTCTGGCTGCTGTCCTGGAGGCTGGGGTGTCAGAATTCTACAATGGGACTCTAACACAGGAAATGGCCAGTGAG GTGCAAGAAAATGGAGGAATTCTAACCAAGGAGGATCTCAGAAACTACAGTGCAGTCATAGAGCAGCCAATTGAAGGCCTGTATCAGG GATTCCGAGTTCTCGTGCCACCTCCCCCTTCAATTGGTGCTGCTCTGATCTCAGCCCTCAACATTTTGGAGGACTTCCACCTCAATGGGAATAGTACAACGTATAGAGCAAACCACTGGATTGCTGAG TCACTGAAAGCGTCCCTGACTATGGCTAGTGGGCTCGGAGACCCTATGTATACCCCATCAGTTTCTGCACTCATCTCCAAGATGCTAAG CAAGCGACAGGCTGTAGTGCTCCGTCAGTTGATCAGTGACTCGCAGGCGTCTCCTCCCAAACACTACTCTACTGTCTATGACCTGCCGAGTGGAGCTGTGGCCAGCCAGGTGGTCGTGATGGGTCCCGATGACATCATTGTGTCTGTTACCAG CTCACTGAACAGGCCCTTTGGAAGTAAAATTTTAACCCCTTCAGGCATTCTCCTGAACAGCCAGATCTTGGACTTCTCCTGGCCAATTAAAACCCAGGGACTGTTAATATCTAACCTG ACGAACAGGGTCCAGCCAGGCAAGCGGCCTCTGTCATTTATTATGCCAACAATTGTGATACCGTCTCTAGGTAAATGTGGATCCTATGTGGCCCTGGGATCTTCTAATGGAGAGTCCAGCCTCAGTGGTGTCACCCAG GTCTTGATTAATATTTTATCATATAACAAAAATCTGAATGATAGCATATCACTGGGACGACTCCATCCCCAACTTAAGCCGAGCAGACTCCTGGTGGACT CTGAGTTCCTGGAGGAGGATGTGAAGGTGTTGCGTTTGAAAGGACACACTGTCTACAGAGTGGGGCTGCTGTCCCTGGTGCAGGGTGCCCAGAAAACCAATGACATCATTAGGGGCATTGTTGACCCTCGTGCTGTGGCTGGCTCTGCCTAG
- the LOC124003039 gene encoding glutathione hydrolase 7-like isoform X2, whose protein sequence is MGRERVVLCLSNCTSCAYLCVNIGKMDVSPETKLSSRQSPVGYKSFEGLPQLTVDDTLTKGQNGNFQNEHNRNKGLYGHGGLSSAPDLSSLPKELPLRHLASGSQHPNLADLSLSSFREMDRDLQPGGPSRCGTWQDAIIPIYAASLIIAIAVTTAMVLQIYLGTNEVFRGSVLVTDHEHCTELGRRVLNEQGSSVDSAIVATLCLGIVHPHASGIGGGGVMLVHDIRMNIRKVINFQETAPSGIKEEILQIDPELKPGLIVGVPGLLRGLYQAHKLYGRLSWEDIVTRAANVARDGFNVSHRLAEAITKVKGQNMSLRFRDMFLPKGHALSPGSLMKTPSLAAVLEAGVSEFYNGTLTQEMASEVQENGGILTKEDLRNYSAVIEQPIEGLYQGFRVLVPPPPSIGAALISALNILEDFHLNGNSTTYRANHWIAESLKASLTMASGLGDPMYTPSVSALISKMLSKRQAVVLRQLISDSQASPPKHYSTVYDLPSGAVASQVVVMGPDDIIVSVTSSLNRPFGSKILTPSGILLNSQILDFSWPIKTQGLLISNLTNRVQPGKRPLSFIMPTIVIPSLGKCGSYVALGSSNGESSLSGVTQVLINILSYNKNLNDSISLGRLHPQLKPSRLLVDSEFLEEDVKVLRLKGHTVYRVGLLSLVQGAQKTNDIIRGIVDPRAVAGSA, encoded by the exons agggtAGTCCTGTGTCTGTCTAATTGTACATCATGTGCTTATCTCTGTGTGAACATAGGGAAAATGGATGTCAGTCCTGAGACTAAACTTAGTAGCAGACAATCCCCAGTTGGTTACAAGAGCTTTGAGGGCTTACCTCAGTTGACTGTGGATGACACATTGACCAAAGGGCAAAATGGGAACTTTCAGAATGAGCATAACCGAAACAAAG GTCTCTATGGCCATGGTGGCCTCAGTTCTGCTCCAGACCTCAGCAGTCTCCCAAAAGAATTGCCCCTGAGACATCTAGCCTCTGGGAGCCAGCACCCTAACCTGGCTGATCTAAGCTTGTCCTCctttagagagatggatagggaccTGCAGCCTGGGGGGCCAAGTAGGTGTGGCACTTGGCAGGATGCCATCATACCCATCTATGCTGCCTCTCTCATCATTGCCATAGCAGTCACCACCGCTATGGTCCTGCAGATTTATCTAGGGACAAATGAG GTCTTCAGAGGGAGTGTGTTGGTGACGGACCATGAACACTGTACAGAGCTTGGTCGTAGGGTGCTGAATGAACAAGGCTCCAGTGTGGATTCTGCCATTGTTGCCACCCTGTGCCTGGGGATAGTCCATCCACATGCATCAGGTATTGGCGG GGGAGGGGTGATGCTGGTTCATGACATCCGGATGAATATAAGGAAGGTGATTAATTTCCAGGAAACGGCACCCTCTGGAATCAAGGAGGAGATCCTGCAAATTGACCCAGAGCTAAAG CCAGGTCTGATTGTAGGTGTGCCAGGCTTGCTCAGAGGGTTGTACCAAGCCCATAAACTGTATGGAAG ACTGTCATGGGAGGATATTGTCACCAGGGCTGCCAATGTAGCCAGAGATGGCTTTAATGTCTCTCACAGACTTG CAGAGGCCATAACCAAGGTGAAAGGTCAGAATATGTCATTGCGCTTCAGGGACATGTTCTTGCCAAAAGGCCATGCTCTGTCCCCCGGCTCTCTTATGAAAACACCAAGTCTGGCTGCTGTCCTGGAGGCTGGGGTGTCAGAATTCTACAATGGGACTCTAACACAGGAAATGGCCAGTGAG GTGCAAGAAAATGGAGGAATTCTAACCAAGGAGGATCTCAGAAACTACAGTGCAGTCATAGAGCAGCCAATTGAAGGCCTGTATCAGG GATTCCGAGTTCTCGTGCCACCTCCCCCTTCAATTGGTGCTGCTCTGATCTCAGCCCTCAACATTTTGGAGGACTTCCACCTCAATGGGAATAGTACAACGTATAGAGCAAACCACTGGATTGCTGAG TCACTGAAAGCGTCCCTGACTATGGCTAGTGGGCTCGGAGACCCTATGTATACCCCATCAGTTTCTGCACTCATCTCCAAGATGCTAAG CAAGCGACAGGCTGTAGTGCTCCGTCAGTTGATCAGTGACTCGCAGGCGTCTCCTCCCAAACACTACTCTACTGTCTATGACCTGCCGAGTGGAGCTGTGGCCAGCCAGGTGGTCGTGATGGGTCCCGATGACATCATTGTGTCTGTTACCAG CTCACTGAACAGGCCCTTTGGAAGTAAAATTTTAACCCCTTCAGGCATTCTCCTGAACAGCCAGATCTTGGACTTCTCCTGGCCAATTAAAACCCAGGGACTGTTAATATCTAACCTG ACGAACAGGGTCCAGCCAGGCAAGCGGCCTCTGTCATTTATTATGCCAACAATTGTGATACCGTCTCTAGGTAAATGTGGATCCTATGTGGCCCTGGGATCTTCTAATGGAGAGTCCAGCCTCAGTGGTGTCACCCAG GTCTTGATTAATATTTTATCATATAACAAAAATCTGAATGATAGCATATCACTGGGACGACTCCATCCCCAACTTAAGCCGAGCAGACTCCTGGTGGACT CTGAGTTCCTGGAGGAGGATGTGAAGGTGTTGCGTTTGAAAGGACACACTGTCTACAGAGTGGGGCTGCTGTCCCTGGTGCAGGGTGCCCAGAAAACCAATGACATCATTAGGGGCATTGTTGACCCTCGTGCTGTGGCTGGCTCTGCCTAG
- the LOC124003039 gene encoding glutathione hydrolase 7-like isoform X3, translating to MDVSPETKLSSRQSPVGYKSFEGLPQLTVDDTLTKGQNGNFQNEHNRNKGLYGHGGLSSAPDLSSLPKELPLRHLASGSQHPNLADLSLSSFREMDRDLQPGGPSRCGTWQDAIIPIYAASLIIAIAVTTAMVLQIYLGTNEQVFRGSVLVTDHEHCTELGRRVLNEQGSSVDSAIVATLCLGIVHPHASGIGGGGVMLVHDIRMNIRKVINFQETAPSGIKEEILQIDPELKPGLIVGVPGLLRGLYQAHKLYGRLSWEDIVTRAANVARDGFNVSHRLAEAITKVKGQNMSLRFRDMFLPKGHALSPGSLMKTPSLAAVLEAGVSEFYNGTLTQEMASEVQENGGILTKEDLRNYSAVIEQPIEGLYQGFRVLVPPPPSIGAALISALNILEDFHLNGNSTTYRANHWIAESLKASLTMASGLGDPMYTPSVSALISKMLSKRQAVVLRQLISDSQASPPKHYSTVYDLPSGAVASQVVVMGPDDIIVSVTSSLNRPFGSKILTPSGILLNSQILDFSWPIKTQGLLISNLTNRVQPGKRPLSFIMPTIVIPSLGKCGSYVALGSSNGESSLSGVTQVLINILSYNKNLNDSISLGRLHPQLKPSRLLVDSEFLEEDVKVLRLKGHTVYRVGLLSLVQGAQKTNDIIRGIVDPRAVAGSA from the exons ATGGATGTCAGTCCTGAGACTAAACTTAGTAGCAGACAATCCCCAGTTGGTTACAAGAGCTTTGAGGGCTTACCTCAGTTGACTGTGGATGACACATTGACCAAAGGGCAAAATGGGAACTTTCAGAATGAGCATAACCGAAACAAAG GTCTCTATGGCCATGGTGGCCTCAGTTCTGCTCCAGACCTCAGCAGTCTCCCAAAAGAATTGCCCCTGAGACATCTAGCCTCTGGGAGCCAGCACCCTAACCTGGCTGATCTAAGCTTGTCCTCctttagagagatggatagggaccTGCAGCCTGGGGGGCCAAGTAGGTGTGGCACTTGGCAGGATGCCATCATACCCATCTATGCTGCCTCTCTCATCATTGCCATAGCAGTCACCACCGCTATGGTCCTGCAGATTTATCTAGGGACAAATGAG CAGGTCTTCAGAGGGAGTGTGTTGGTGACGGACCATGAACACTGTACAGAGCTTGGTCGTAGGGTGCTGAATGAACAAGGCTCCAGTGTGGATTCTGCCATTGTTGCCACCCTGTGCCTGGGGATAGTCCATCCACATGCATCAGGTATTGGCGG GGGAGGGGTGATGCTGGTTCATGACATCCGGATGAATATAAGGAAGGTGATTAATTTCCAGGAAACGGCACCCTCTGGAATCAAGGAGGAGATCCTGCAAATTGACCCAGAGCTAAAG CCAGGTCTGATTGTAGGTGTGCCAGGCTTGCTCAGAGGGTTGTACCAAGCCCATAAACTGTATGGAAG ACTGTCATGGGAGGATATTGTCACCAGGGCTGCCAATGTAGCCAGAGATGGCTTTAATGTCTCTCACAGACTTG CAGAGGCCATAACCAAGGTGAAAGGTCAGAATATGTCATTGCGCTTCAGGGACATGTTCTTGCCAAAAGGCCATGCTCTGTCCCCCGGCTCTCTTATGAAAACACCAAGTCTGGCTGCTGTCCTGGAGGCTGGGGTGTCAGAATTCTACAATGGGACTCTAACACAGGAAATGGCCAGTGAG GTGCAAGAAAATGGAGGAATTCTAACCAAGGAGGATCTCAGAAACTACAGTGCAGTCATAGAGCAGCCAATTGAAGGCCTGTATCAGG GATTCCGAGTTCTCGTGCCACCTCCCCCTTCAATTGGTGCTGCTCTGATCTCAGCCCTCAACATTTTGGAGGACTTCCACCTCAATGGGAATAGTACAACGTATAGAGCAAACCACTGGATTGCTGAG TCACTGAAAGCGTCCCTGACTATGGCTAGTGGGCTCGGAGACCCTATGTATACCCCATCAGTTTCTGCACTCATCTCCAAGATGCTAAG CAAGCGACAGGCTGTAGTGCTCCGTCAGTTGATCAGTGACTCGCAGGCGTCTCCTCCCAAACACTACTCTACTGTCTATGACCTGCCGAGTGGAGCTGTGGCCAGCCAGGTGGTCGTGATGGGTCCCGATGACATCATTGTGTCTGTTACCAG CTCACTGAACAGGCCCTTTGGAAGTAAAATTTTAACCCCTTCAGGCATTCTCCTGAACAGCCAGATCTTGGACTTCTCCTGGCCAATTAAAACCCAGGGACTGTTAATATCTAACCTG ACGAACAGGGTCCAGCCAGGCAAGCGGCCTCTGTCATTTATTATGCCAACAATTGTGATACCGTCTCTAGGTAAATGTGGATCCTATGTGGCCCTGGGATCTTCTAATGGAGAGTCCAGCCTCAGTGGTGTCACCCAG GTCTTGATTAATATTTTATCATATAACAAAAATCTGAATGATAGCATATCACTGGGACGACTCCATCCCCAACTTAAGCCGAGCAGACTCCTGGTGGACT CTGAGTTCCTGGAGGAGGATGTGAAGGTGTTGCGTTTGAAAGGACACACTGTCTACAGAGTGGGGCTGCTGTCCCTGGTGCAGGGTGCCCAGAAAACCAATGACATCATTAGGGGCATTGTTGACCCTCGTGCTGTGGCTGGCTCTGCCTAG
- the LOC124003038 gene encoding ubiquitin carboxyl-terminal hydrolase CYLD-like has product MLNCLCQIENRIKRACSVTELQYQLTGLNDFLIPVLRERGFSLPCNRMCVQLRSNCSSNTWKNGWLLVTQRLHCLSAGILHFKRGMDSKREGKDKFFIVTRGKARKGFARGCIVRVEAEMQKGELMGLLYGGGSSGGNPKSGGMVKMEDTYPLTCHQAQLLLFVSPSSKRLELLCNPQLFLAICVLSQDDLVVVKHKKGHQPGLVKNLMLIGKKENQGDLLMLGFEVEFVQDSNQTVSSKKPAPLPLFSAADIVQVVPAYSVGLGPSWKDSHSEGLNRKAGSRINSMPNMGSCGRQVRDINHVDQSVTPPESLSHHTFDVGSLVEVTSNTGITVYGVIQWMGVLSENKIDWAGIELDYEVNNCSDGTYGGQRYFTCKGGRALFLPLTKCSPDGRFLCLRSGKETFKATNILPVTPLEETDENVPPIPESEALSLLVGKMKGIQGHYNSCYLDATLFSLFSSSMTLDSVCHKPADTEQSISRSLRRDIVNCLRRQGFVPAESVMNFRKQLGCDTFVTEEKDPEEFITILIQRVLCIEPLLKLRSNNNTSQDAYTFQIILDKEQVTQTPTVQQLLDTSFLSCGLKFEEIPSCLMVQMPRFGKKYKMFPHIIPSTELDITDLLYNSPRECFLCGRLAEYECPQCLQDRKLQPGRVKQYCTTCKTQVHTHPSRKGHCPRALAVPAEVPADAPLPRHMMKLFAVLCIHTSHYVSFVKYGPGPRSWLFFDSMADRCGDDHSGYNIPEIRACPEVGDFLSQSEEELVWADPSQAGEPVRRLLCDSYMCLYQSASMALYR; this is encoded by the exons ATGCTGAATTGTCTCTGTCAGATAGAGAACCGTATAAAACGGGCGTGTTCGGTCACAGAGCTACAGTATCAGTTAACTGGGCTGAATGACTTCCTTATACCCGTGCTACGGGAGCGAGGATTTAGTTTACCTTGCAATCGAATGTGTGTACAACTTCGGAGTAACTGCTCTTCAAATACTTGGAAAAACG GGTGGCTTCTAGTAACACAACGTCTGCATTGCTTGTCAGCAGGAATATTGCACTTTAAAAGAGGGATGGATTCAAAAAGAGAAGGGAAGGACAAGTTCTTCATAGTGACACGGGGGAAGGCAAGAAAAGGGTTTGCAAGAGGATGTATCGTGCGTGTGGAGGCAGAGATGCAGAAGGGAGAGCTGATGGGACTGTTGTACGGAGGTGGCAGCAGTGGGGGTAACCCTAAGAGTGGGGGCATGGTGAAGATGGAGGACACATACCCCCTCACCTGCCACCAGGCCCAGCTACTGCTCTTCGTGTCCCCCTCCAGCAAACGCCTGGAGCTCCTGTGTAACCCCCAGCTTTTTTTGGCTATCTGTGTGCTGTCTCAGGATGACCTGGTGGTAGTTAAGCACAAGAAGGGTCACCAACCAGGGCTGGTTAAGAACCTAATGCTGATCGGTAAGAAGGAGAACCAAGGAGACCTGCTGATGCTGGGCTTTGAGGTTGAGTTTGTG CAAGACTCAAATCAAACAGTGTCATCTAAGAAGCCCGCCCCTCTTCCCCTGTTCAGTGCAGCAGACATTGTCCAGGTTGTCCCAGCATACTCTGTAGGCCTTGGCCCTAGCTGGAAAGACAGTCATTCAGAGG GTCTTAACAGAAAAGCGGGGTCACGTATCAACTCCATGCCTAATATGGGATCATGTGGACGACAAGTGAGAGATATAAACCACGTAGACCAGAGTGTCACCCCACCCGAAAGCCTGTCACACCACACTTTTGATGTGGGATCCCTGGTGGAGGTAACGTCCAACACTGGGATCACTGTATATGGGGTAATCCAGTGGATGGGAGTCCTTTCAGAAAATAAAATTGACTGGGCAGGAAttgagctg GATTATGAGGTGAATAATTGCTCAGATGGGACGTATGGAGGCCAGCGGTATTTCACTTGTAAAGGGGGCAGGGCCCTATTTTTGCCCCTAACAAAGTGCAGTCCAGATGGAAGGTTCCTATGTCTCCGCTCTGGAAAGGAGACCTTCAAAGCCACAAATATCCTCCCAG TTACTCCATTGGAGGAAACCGATGAGAATGTCCCTCCTATCCCTGAGTCGGAAGCCTTGTCTTTGCTCGTGGGCAAGATGAAGGGGATCCAGGGGCACTACAACTCCTGCTACCTCGATGCCACTCTCTTCAG TCTGTTCAGCTCATCCATGACCCTGGACAGTGTTTGCCACAAACCAGCTGACACAGAACAGAGCATATCTCGCTCTCTGAGGAGAGACATCGTTAACTGTTTGCGCCG ACAAGGTTTTGTGCCTGCTGAGAGCGTAATGAACTTCCGCAAGCAACTCGGCTGTGACACCTTTGTAACAGAAGAGAAAG ACCCTGAAGAGTTCATCACAATCCTTATACAGCGGGTGCTGTGCATAGAGCCATTGCTTAAACTCAG ATCGAATAACAACACATCTCAGGATGCCTACACATTCCAGATTATTCTGGATAAGGAGCAGGTGACACAGACTCCCACGGTTCAGCAGCTGCTGGATACCTCCTTCCTGTCTTGTGGCCTCAAGTTTGAGGAG ATCCCATCCTGTCTCATGGTCCAGATGCCAAGGTTTGGGAAAAAGTACAAGATGTTCCCCCACATCATCCCTTCAACAGAGCTTGACATCACAGATCTTCTGTACAACT CCCCCCGAGAGTGCTTCCTCTGTGGGCGTTTGGCAGAGTATGAGTGCCCTCAGTGCCTACAGGACCGCAAGCTCCAGCCAGGAAGAGTCAAACAGTACTGCACTACTTGCAAGACACAG GTGCACACCCATCCGTCTCGGAAGGGCCACTGCCCTAGAGCCCTGGCAGTGCCAGCGGAGGTTCCGGCAGATGCCCCTTTACCCAGGCACATGATGAAGTTGTTCGCTGTGCTCTGCATCCACACCAGCCACTATGTGTCTTTTGTGAAGTATGGGCCTGGCCCTCGCTCCTGGCTCTTCTTCGACAGCATGGCGGACAGATGTG GTGATGACCACAGTGGCTACAACATTCCAGAGATCAGGGCTTGTCCTGAGGTGGGTGACTTCCTGTCTCAGTCAGAGGAGGAGCTAGTGTGGGCTGACCCCTCCCAGGCTGGAGAGCCTGTCCGCAGGCTACTGTGTGACTCCTACATGTGTTTGTACCAGAGCGCATCCATGGCCCTCTACAGATAA